In Streptomyces paludis, the genomic stretch CTGTTCGAGGCCGGGGTGCCCGTCTTCGGCATGTGCTACGGCTTCCAGCTGATGGCGACCACGCTCGGCGGGACCGTCGACAACACCGGCGCCCGCGAGTACGGCCGTACGGAGCTGAGGGTCTCGAACACCGGCTCCACGCTCTTCGAGGGCACCCCCGCCGAGCAGGCGGTCTGGATGTCGCACGGCGACGCCTGCTCCGCCGCGCCCGCCGGCTTCACCGTCACCGCGTCCACGGACGTCGTCCCGGTCGCCGCGTTCGAGAACGACGAGCGGAAGCTGTACGGCGTCCAGCACCACCCCGAGGTGCTGCACTCCACGTACGGACAGCAGGTCCTGGAGCACTTCCTCTACCGGGGCGCAGGCATCGAGCCGACCTGGACCACGGCGAACGTGGTGGACGAGCAGGTCGCGCTGATCCGTGAGCAGGTCGGCACGAAGCGCGCCATCTGCGGGCTGTCCGGCGGCGTGGACTCGGCCGTGGCCGCGGCCCTGGTCCAGAAGGCCATCGGATCCCAGCTGACCTGCGTGTACGTCGACCACGGTCTGATGCGCAAGGGCGAGACCGAGCAGGTCGAGAAGGACTTCGTCGCCGCGACGGGCGTGCAGCTCCGGGTGGTCGACGCCGAGGAGCGCTTCCTCACCGCGCTGGCCGGGGTCTCCGACCCCGAGCAGAAGCGGAAGATCATCGGCCGGGAGTTCATCCGGGTCTTCGAGCAGGCCCAGGCCGACATCGTGGCCGAGGCGGGCGCGGAGGGCGAGGACGTCGCGTTCCTGGTCCAGGGCACGCTCTACCCGGACGTGGTCGAGTCCGGCGGCGGCACCGGCACCGCCAACATCAAGTCGCACCACAATGTCGGCGGGCTCCCCGACGACATCGAGTTCGCCCTCGTCGAGCCGCTGCGCAAGCTGTTCAAGGACGAGGTCCGGATGGTCGGCCAGCAGCTGGGGCTGCCGGAGGAGATCGTCCAGCGCCAGCCGTTCCCCGGCCCCGGCCTTGGGATCCGGATCGTCGGCGAGGTCACGCGCGAGCGTCTCGACCTGCTGCGCGAGGCCGACGCGATCGCCCGCGAGGAGCTGACCGCGGCCGGTCTCGACCGGGACATCTGGCAGTGCCCGGTGGTCCTCCTCGCGGACGTACGCTCCGTGGGCGTCCAGGGCGACGGCCGTACGTACGGCCACCCGATCGTGCTGCGGCCCGTCTCGTCGGAGGACGCGATGACGGCCGACTGGACACGGATGCCGTACGACGTGCTGGCGAAGATC encodes the following:
- the guaA gene encoding glutamine-hydrolyzing GMP synthase, whose amino-acid sequence is MPAAPPAAPDVVLVVDFGAQYAQLIARRVREARVYSEIVPSTMPVAEMLAKNPRAIILSGGPSSVYAENAPTVDRALFEAGVPVFGMCYGFQLMATTLGGTVDNTGAREYGRTELRVSNTGSTLFEGTPAEQAVWMSHGDACSAAPAGFTVTASTDVVPVAAFENDERKLYGVQHHPEVLHSTYGQQVLEHFLYRGAGIEPTWTTANVVDEQVALIREQVGTKRAICGLSGGVDSAVAAALVQKAIGSQLTCVYVDHGLMRKGETEQVEKDFVAATGVQLRVVDAEERFLTALAGVSDPEQKRKIIGREFIRVFEQAQADIVAEAGAEGEDVAFLVQGTLYPDVVESGGGTGTANIKSHHNVGGLPDDIEFALVEPLRKLFKDEVRMVGQQLGLPEEIVQRQPFPGPGLGIRIVGEVTRERLDLLREADAIAREELTAAGLDRDIWQCPVVLLADVRSVGVQGDGRTYGHPIVLRPVSSEDAMTADWTRMPYDVLAKISTRITNEVADVNRVVLDVTSKPPGTIEWE